One window of the Eucalyptus grandis isolate ANBG69807.140 chromosome 8, ASM1654582v1, whole genome shotgun sequence genome contains the following:
- the LOC104416085 gene encoding F-box protein SKIP23: MAINACDSLSPSLPLSLSPLLMLPLDKDEVGHGCRLFSLKDKTALALRGFPETFSDSRCVGSSDGWLVLLDKDSEPYLLDPIRGGRVLRLPPVETFPCVLQVLRRDDDDDGRGSAAFYEAVHLKRLRTTALLPLRTLREYIISKAVLSASPYDQDDDEGNSCWVVAIFGSESKLAICGSKDFGGGGAWTELTGKHAPYSDVMFYYGTFFALGNDGFVEVWDFNRDHPIKLMEIKSSFPQKSAEAARVLRNLCFTNTYIVEAAGEILLLVRFAGYFVNEHGVPVEEDDLLTDEDIRPLVCPYRTLYFHVYMLDMNSEEWVGLDSIGERAVFVGGSHSRSVSVRDFPEFEGNSVYFTDDNWDPAEHDDLYGGHDMGVYSLQSGKVKEICEVGSDKIEPPPFWVFPSDYPSK, from the coding sequence ATGGCCATCAATGCCtgcgactctctctctcccagcCTTCCTCTTTCTCTGTCTCCACTGCTGATGCTTCCTCTCGACAAGGACGAGGTTGGCCATGGCTGTCGCCTCTTCAGCCTCAAGGACAAGACCGCCCTCGCCCTCCGCGGCTTCCCGGAGACATTCTCCGACAGCCGCTGCGTCGGGTCCTCGGACGGTTGGCTCGTGCTCCTGGACAAGGACTCGGAGCCTTACCTCCTCGACCCGATCCGCGGCGGCCGGGTCCTCCGCCTCCCTCCCGTCGAGACGTTCCCCTGCGTGCTCCAAGTGCTTCGGAGGGACGACGATGACGACGGCCGCGGTTCAGCCGCCTTTTATGAGGCGGTCCATCTGAAACGTTTGCGGACCACGGCCCTGCTTCCTCTCCGGACGCTGCGCGAGTATATCATCTCGAAGGCCGTGTTATCAGCGAGCCCTTATGATCAAGATGATGATGAGGGCAATAGTTGCTGGGTCGTCGCGATCTTTGGCAGCGAGTCGAAGCTCGCGATTTGCGGCTCTAAAGACTTCGGCGGAGGCGGTGCATGGACCGAGCTAACTGGCAAGCATGCTCCTTATAGCGATGTCATGTTCTACTACGGAACGTTCTTCGCCCTCGGCAACGACGGATTCGTCGAAGTGTGGGACTTCAATCGGGACCACCCCATAAAACTCATGGAGATCAAGTCGTCCTTCCCGCAGAAATCGGCCGAGGCTGCACGCGTTCTCAGGAATCTTTGTTTCACGAACACATACATAGTCGAGGCGGCAGGTGAGATTTTGCTTCTCGTGAGGTTTGCAGGGTATTTCGTGAACGAACACGGCGTCCCGGTCGAAGAAGATGACCTCCTGACCGACGAGGACATACGCCCTCTGGTCTGTCCCTACAGAACGCTGTATTTCCATGTGTACATGCTGGACATGAACAGCGAGGAGTGGGTGGGGCTGGACTCGATCGGGGAGCGGGCCGTGTTCGTGGGGGGGAGCCACTCGAGATCGGTGTCGGTCCGGGACTTTCCGGAGTTCGAGGGGAACTCGGTGTACTTCACGGACGATAACTGGGATCCGGCGGAGCACGACGACCTGTACGGTGGGCACGACATGGGGGTGTACAGCTTGCAGAGCGGGAAGGTGAAGGAGATTTGCGAAGTCGGTTCCGACAAGATCGAGCCTCCTCCGTTTTGGGTTTTCCCATCTGATTATCCTTCCAAGTGA